The following nucleotide sequence is from Phycisphaerae bacterium.
TTTCAGGCGACGGTGATTCGAGATGAAGATCGGCGATTTGCGAGAACTGAAGACCGACGAGCTGCACAATGAGCTGGACCGGCTGCGCCGGCACCTGTTCGATCTGCGCAGCCAGCGGGTGACGGAAAAGCTGGAAGACCCGTCGCAGCTTCGCAAGACGCAGACGAATATCGCCCGGATCTTTACGGTCCTTCAGGAGCGCGGCGAAAAAGACGTGG
It contains:
- the rpmC gene encoding 50S ribosomal protein L29; the encoded protein is MKIGDLRELKTDELHNELDRLRRHLFDLRSQRVTEKLEDPSQLRKTQTNIARIFTVLQERGEKDVEQKQYHLESVGTARKS